The DNA window TTTGCCTTTCGGAAGTCAAACTTGGCCTCATTCCCGCTGTCATTAGTCCCTATGTTGTCCGTGCGATTGGTGCACGTGCAGCCCGCCGTTATTTTGTCACAGCGGAGCGCTTCGATGCGGATACCGCACTGAGGACGGGCTTGGTGCAAGAGGTTGTGCCACATGACACATTAACGCAGCGTGCGGATGAAGTGTGCGACGCCATCGCAAATAACGGCCCTCTTGCTGTCAGGGAAGCCAAAAAGCTGGTGTCGCTGGTCGCAGAGTCGCCGATTGATGAAGAAATCATTCGCGAAACGGCAAATCGTATCGCTGACCGCCGCGCTTCACCCGAAGGCATGGAAGGGATACGCGCTTTTCTCGAAAAACGGCCCCCGGTTTGGCCACCGGTGGACAAATTAAGCCTGAAATTGTTCGATGATGATGGTGAGGAGGTTCTTGATGATCAATAAGATTCTCATCGCCAACCGGGGAGAGATCGCTTGTCGAGTGATTAGAACCGCTAAAAGAATGGGGATTCGGACGGTGGCCGTCTATTCGAGCGCCGATAAAGAGGCGCTTCATGTCAAAATGGCCGATGAGGCCTTTCATATTGGCCCTGCCCCGTCCAGAGAGAGCTATTTGAACGGCGAAACAATTTTGGAGGTGGCGCGGAAAAGTGGCGCCGATGCCATACACCCCGGCTATGGCTTTTTATCGGAGAATGCAGACTTTGCTGAAGCCTGTGAACGAGCTGGCATCATTTTTATTGGACCGCCTGCGAAAGCAATTCGCGCCATGGGCTCCAAATCGGCAGCCAAAGCGATCATGGAAGAAGCTGGTGTTCCATTGATTCCAGGCTATCACGGCGAAAATCAGTCCCCGGAATTCTTGCAGGCACAAGCAGAAAAAATCGGATACCCGGTACTTCTGAAAGCAGTCGCCGGCGGGGGCGGCAAAGGAATGCGTCTCGTAGAATCTGCCGACGCTTTCCTTGATGCGCTATCGGCTTGCCAGCGCGAAGCTAAAGCGAGTTTTGGTGACGATCGAGTCTTGATCGAAAAATATCTGGTACGACCCAGACACGTCGAAGTTCAAGTTTTTGCCGATCGGCATGGCAATGCAGTGTATTTATTTGAGCGAGACTGCTCACTGCAGCGCCGTCACCAGAAAGTGATTGAAGAGGCGCCAGCACCAAATATTGACGAGGCATTTCGTCACACCATTGGTCAATTAGCGGTTCAGGCCGCCAAGACCATTGGTTATGTTGGCGCTGGCACCATTGAATTTTTGTACGATGGCAAGCAAGCGTATTTCATGGAAATGAATACGCGACTCCAAGTTGAGCATCCGGTGACTGAACTTATCACAAACACCGATCTGGTCGAATGGCAAATTCGAGTGGCTGCAGGGGAAGCGTTGCCAAGGACGCAGGACGACCTAAAGATTCACGGCCACGCTTTCGAAGCGCGTATTTATGCGGAGGACCCTGACAATGATTTTCTCCCCGCGACCGGCCGATTAAATTACCTGCGCTTTCCAGACGGCGAGCATGTGCGCGTTGATACCGGTGTCCAGGAAGGTGATGAAATATCGATTTATTATGATCCGATGATCGCCAAGCTGATTGTTTGGGGTGAGGATCGTGTGTCCGCCCTGAGGCGGTTGGGTCAGGCGTTGCGTGAAACCTACATTGTCGGTTTGCACAATAACGTTCGCTTTTTACGTCGCTTGGCGGAGCACCCTGCCTTCCAACAAGCAGAACTGGAAACAGGATTCATCGAAAAACATGCGGATTCGTTGAAATCACAACGTGTCGAACTGTCTGAACAGGTCATCGCTACGCTCGCACTTGCACTGACGGATAATCAAAACCAGCAAACTCATTGTGAAACAACATCCGATCCTTGGTCACCATGGGCGCTACGGACCGGTTGGCGTTTAAATAAAGTCAATCGCCAGCAGTTTCGTTTAACATGGAAAAGCAATGCCGACTCTGAGCCGATAGCGCTGAACATCTCTTATGTGAAAAACGGGCTGTCGGTGCAATGGGGCGAGCAAATGCTCAATGTCCAAGGCCAAATACAAGACAATTGCGCATTGGTCAACGTATCCGGACAACGCTTCGCGGCGCATGTTGTGACAGAGGCAAACACCATTCATGTGTTGCTTGATGGGGACGTTTTCGAGTTTGAGTTGTTCAACCCCTTTGCTTCTTTGGCGGATGAAAGTACTGACGGACAGTTGGTTTCGCCAATGCCGGGCGCGGTGACCTCAGTGATGGTTGCGGTTGGTGACAAAGTGAAGGCGGGAGATACCCTGCTGATTATCGAAGCAATGAAAATGGAGCATCGTATCAAGGCTCCTACGGATGGCGTCATAGAAGAAATTCTCTACCAGCCAGGTGATCAAGTCGATGAAGGCGCTGAACTCGTTCGCTTGACACAGGAGGCAGACTGATGCGCCCTACTTTCGTCAAAATCGTCGAGGTTGGCCCGCGAGATGGCTTACAGAATGAGCGTCAAACCATATCGACTGAAACCAAGGTGGCCCTGATTGAACATCTGGCGAGGGCTGGTGTGAAAAACATTGAGGCCACCAGCTTCGTCAGCCCCAAATGGGTGCCACAGATGGCCGATGCGGTAGAGGTCATGCAGGAGGTTCGAGCCAGATTGCCGCATGTGCAATTTTCCGCCTTGACGCCCAACCTGAAAGGCCTCGAACGTGCGTTGGCATGTGGGACGCAGGAAGTGGCTGTCTTTGGTGCTGCGTCAGAAAGCTTTTGCCAAAAGAACATCAATTGCAGCATTGATGAGAGTTTGGCACGGTTTGAGCCCGTCGTTCGGCAGGCAAAAGATAACGGTATACGGGTGCGAGGCTATGTCTCCTGCGTGATGGGGTGTCCATATGAAGGAGAAATTTCGCCACATAAGGTGGCAGAAGTCGCCACAGCACTGTTCA is part of the Gammaproteobacteria bacterium genome and encodes:
- a CDS encoding acetyl/propionyl/methylcrotonyl-CoA carboxylase subunit alpha; this translates as MINKILIANRGEIACRVIRTAKRMGIRTVAVYSSADKEALHVKMADEAFHIGPAPSRESYLNGETILEVARKSGADAIHPGYGFLSENADFAEACERAGIIFIGPPAKAIRAMGSKSAAKAIMEEAGVPLIPGYHGENQSPEFLQAQAEKIGYPVLLKAVAGGGGKGMRLVESADAFLDALSACQREAKASFGDDRVLIEKYLVRPRHVEVQVFADRHGNAVYLFERDCSLQRRHQKVIEEAPAPNIDEAFRHTIGQLAVQAAKTIGYVGAGTIEFLYDGKQAYFMEMNTRLQVEHPVTELITNTDLVEWQIRVAAGEALPRTQDDLKIHGHAFEARIYAEDPDNDFLPATGRLNYLRFPDGEHVRVDTGVQEGDEISIYYDPMIAKLIVWGEDRVSALRRLGQALRETYIVGLHNNVRFLRRLAEHPAFQQAELETGFIEKHADSLKSQRVELSEQVIATLALALTDNQNQQTHCETTSDPWSPWALRTGWRLNKVNRQQFRLTWKSNADSEPIALNISYVKNGLSVQWGEQMLNVQGQIQDNCALVNVSGQRFAAHVVTEANTIHVLLDGDVFEFELFNPFASLADESTDGQLVSPMPGAVTSVMVAVGDKVKAGDTLLIIEAMKMEHRIKAPTDGVIEEILYQPGDQVDEGAELVRLTQEAD
- a CDS encoding enoyl-CoA hydratase/isomerase family protein — translated: MEKLFIEERRDNGVVVLTLNRPEVHNAFNDELIAALIEGLQALNSDPSVRVVQLRGAGKSFSAGADLNWMQRMAQYSWEENYQDSLKLASLMSTLANMSMPTMAVVQGAAFGGGVGLVAACDFALASDRASFCLSEVKLGLIPAVISPYVVRAIGARAARRYFVTAERFDADTALRTGLVQEVVPHDTLTQRADEVCDAIANNGPLAVREAKKLVSLVAESPIDEEIIRETANRIADRRASPEGMEGIRAFLEKRPPVWPPVDKLSLKLFDDDGEEVLDDQ
- a CDS encoding hydroxymethylglutaryl-CoA lyase, which gives rise to MMRPTFVKIVEVGPRDGLQNERQTISTETKVALIEHLARAGVKNIEATSFVSPKWVPQMADAVEVMQEVRARLPHVQFSALTPNLKGLERALACGTQEVAVFGAASESFCQKNINCSIDESLARFEPVVRQAKDNGIRVRGYVSCVMGCPYEGEISPHKVAEVATALFNMGCDEISLGDTIGTGNPLATEKLIDEVGKKVPLAQLAVHFHDTYGQALANILTAINMGISVVDAAVGGLGGCPYAKGASGNVATEDVVYMLNGMGIKTGIDLDALVETAWFISQQLGREPMSKVARALAANCEGSKQ